One genomic segment of [Phormidium] sp. ETS-05 includes these proteins:
- a CDS encoding BrnA antitoxin family protein codes for MNNKFTSSNSQTDWERLDNMTDEEIDFSDCPEITPEMLAKAVVRRGLPDSQRKTEITLSIDSDVLEWFKSQGGGYQTQINYLLRSYMESHQ; via the coding sequence ATGAACAACAAATTTACTTCGAGCAACTCTCAAACTGACTGGGAACGCCTAGACAATATGACTGATGAAGAAATCGATTTTTCTGATTGTCCAGAAATTACGCCAGAAATGTTGGCTAAAGCAGTTGTGAGACGAGGTTTGCCTGATTCTCAGAGAAAAACTGAAATCACATTAAGCATTGATAGTGATGTTTTGGAATGGTTTAAATCTCAAGGTGGAGGTTATCAGACTCAGATTAACTATCTACTCCGATCGTATATGGAATCTCATCAATAG
- a CDS encoding HEAT repeat domain-containing protein — MTTSGANLGDALITALHQPGREHLLDLVRNPLRLTLLCFTWNGSSLPDTRSQLYENYLREVYTWNQNLQELRKQAQRCNTTVTELKQRLNRHLGELAKVALDLPQERFRLSEKLVEKYLGEEIDETSLCYLALRLNWLNRVGRDERGRSVFAFYHTTFQEYFAALAVEKKDWNYFLPKRIFEPQWKQVILLWLGREYIGAEEKEAKEAKEAFIRALVEVKDGCGEWNFETVDRGFYEYRAYFLAAAGINEFKACSRAAEIVRQVVKWGFGEFDSQKQKWGTFLDPISEGARNAIPETIRQLATPKLIDLIDHCSHNFFRSPAILLLQKIAPENDKVRNWVTIRLPNGNKDNWLQAADSLDASNTVNEQLIADLLEVLATTDSKYTRLDEVLLLEKINPGISQPISALVKILANTYDKDICWMTLEKIGHRNPQSISGLQKIIAITESEDIRWRAAASLGRIDPGNRDAIDVLLEVLRTTKNEKTRMWAAQSLGEINPGNPEAIDVLVKLIETTEDEDTRWRSALSLPKILTTTQQYAEVVTALKHNLCSEVYHNNFDRFYQCYKLIWNCAENLPYPEFYQAWHPEVTEQTPHSGEPSFASPLTCESLQHLPMYCLKANPLADETDPSEIAKTLCRLIWKQALPNQRYPKPSTPADLCGELDELKFTLNPPKLAILLTNCEHPTPELIAFCRKLTDTVAVAFLTDAPLEAPLKGFPPNQPNLLSAIETWLEEI; from the coding sequence ATGACCACATCTGGAGCCAACCTGGGCGACGCCTTAATTACCGCTCTCCATCAACCTGGACGGGAACACCTGCTGGATTTGGTACGCAATCCTTTGCGGCTGACCTTACTCTGTTTCACTTGGAATGGGTCATCATTACCGGATACCCGATCGCAACTCTATGAGAACTATCTCAGGGAGGTTTACACATGGAATCAAAATTTACAGGAGTTGAGGAAACAAGCCCAGCGGTGTAATACGACGGTGACGGAACTCAAGCAGCGGCTGAATCGGCACTTGGGGGAATTAGCCAAGGTGGCGTTGGACTTACCCCAAGAGCGGTTTCGGTTATCTGAGAAGTTGGTGGAAAAGTATTTGGGAGAAGAGATTGATGAGACATCGTTATGTTATCTGGCTTTGCGGTTAAATTGGTTAAATCGGGTGGGGAGAGATGAGCGGGGACGTTCTGTTTTTGCCTTCTATCACACGACGTTTCAGGAGTATTTTGCCGCGTTGGCGGTGGAGAAAAAGGATTGGAATTATTTTCTACCAAAGCGGATTTTTGAACCGCAGTGGAAGCAGGTGATTTTGTTGTGGTTGGGGCGTGAGTATATTGGGGCTGAGGAGAAGGAGGCGAAGGAGGCGAAGGAGGCGTTTATTCGGGCGTTAGTTGAGGTTAAGGATGGCTGTGGAGAGTGGAATTTTGAGACAGTAGATAGAGGATTTTATGAATATCGCGCCTATTTTCTGGCAGCAGCAGGAATTAATGAATTTAAGGCTTGTTCCCGGGCTGCTGAGATTGTCAGGCAGGTAGTGAAGTGGGGATTTGGTGAGTTTGATAGTCAAAAGCAGAAATGGGGAACTTTTCTCGATCCGATTTCAGAAGGGGCGAGAAACGCGATACCTGAAACTATTCGACAACTGGCAACTCCAAAGCTTATTGATCTGATTGACCATTGTTCACATAATTTTTTTCGTAGTCCGGCAATTTTGCTTTTACAAAAAATTGCCCCAGAAAATGATAAGGTTCGCAATTGGGTCACAATTAGATTGCCCAACGGGAATAAAGATAACTGGCTGCAAGCGGCTGATAGCCTAGATGCAAGTAACACAGTAAATGAGCAACTGATTGCGGATTTACTTGAAGTTCTCGCCACCACTGACTCTAAATATACCCGGCTAGATGAGGTTTTATTGCTAGAAAAAATTAATCCGGGAATTTCTCAACCCATCTCTGCTTTGGTCAAAATTCTCGCAAACACTTATGATAAAGATATCTGTTGGATGACGTTAGAGAAAATCGGACATAGAAATCCTCAATCCATCTCTGGTTTGCAGAAAATTATAGCAATCACTGAATCTGAAGATATCCGTTGGCGGGCGGCTGCGAGTTTAGGGAGGATTGACCCGGGTAATCGTGATGCCATCGATGTTTTACTCGAAGTTCTCCGCACCACTAAGAATGAAAAAACCAGGATGTGGGCGGCTCAGAGTTTAGGGGAAATCAACCCAGGGAATCCAGAGGCGATCGATGTTTTGGTTAAACTTATAGAAACTACTGAGGATGAAGATACCCGCTGGCGGTCAGCTTTGAGTTTGCCAAAAATCCTCACCACAACCCAACAATATGCAGAGGTTGTCACCGCCCTAAAACACAACCTCTGCAGCGAAGTTTATCACAACAACTTTGACCGATTCTATCAATGCTACAAACTCATCTGGAACTGTGCCGAAAATCTCCCCTATCCCGAATTTTATCAAGCATGGCATCCCGAAGTCACGGAACAAACCCCCCATAGCGGCGAACCATCTTTCGCCTCTCCCCTCACCTGCGAATCCCTGCAACACCTGCCGATGTATTGCCTCAAAGCCAACCCCCTCGCTGACGAAACCGACCCTAGTGAAATCGCCAAAACCCTGTGCAGACTGATTTGGAAACAAGCCCTGCCCAATCAACGCTATCCCAAACCCAGCACCCCTGCTGACCTCTGCGGTGAACTAGACGAATTGAAATTCACCCTCAACCCACCCAAACTAGCCATCCTGCTGACCAACTGCGAACATCCCACCCCAGAACTCATCGCCTTTTGCCGTAAACTGACCGACACCGTAGCCGTAGCCTTCCTCACCGACGCACCCCTAGAAGCCCCGTTAAAAGGCTTTCCGCCGAATCAACCGAATCTGTTATCAGCGATTGAAACCTGGTTAGAGGAGATTTGA
- a CDS encoding PIN domain-containing protein: protein MFLIDTSVWIGVFRDRTGATRQSLAEIINNRPIFLSRFTQMELLPGCRYEREWRILHTYLQDHLREEARDNIYENFQLAQQEQKQGQLKFSSQIDELKNLIEE from the coding sequence ATGTTTCTGATTGATACCTCGGTTTGGATTGGTGTTTTCCGCGATCGCACTGGTGCAACACGGCAATCATTGGCAGAAATTATTAATAATCGCCCAATTTTTTTGAGCAGATTTACTCAGATGGAACTTTTGCCAGGTTGCCGATATGAAAGAGAGTGGAGAATTTTGCACACTTATCTGCAAGACCATTTGCGTGAAGAAGCTCGCGATAATATTTATGAGAATTTTCAATTAGCCCAGCAAGAACAAAAGCAAGGACAACTAAAGTTCTCCAGCCAGATTGACGAATTAAAAAACCTAATTGAGGAATAG
- a CDS encoding NACHT domain-containing NTPase, with product MTNRKGIALNRSDIYVPLGLVERRKPEQVSKQDPQREEEKIIPISEDDFFQQVLQQGNSPQSQGRRIAIIGEAGSGKTTRLQKIADWILQQDLGLPIWIPLAELKEQTLIDYLEGKWLKVAGVEGATASLKQQKERLWLLLDGLDEMTARVEGRHLSKLLIGWIQSARVIITCRVNVWEADANAFSGFDVFRNLPLDVEQVESFIRRFFQ from the coding sequence TTGACCAATCGTAAAGGAATTGCACTAAATCGGTCCGATATTTATGTGCCCTTGGGGTTAGTGGAACGGCGGAAACCGGAACAAGTATCGAAACAAGACCCACAACGGGAGGAAGAGAAAATTATCCCCATTAGCGAGGATGACTTTTTCCAGCAGGTTTTGCAGCAGGGAAACAGTCCCCAGAGTCAGGGGCGACGGATTGCGATTATTGGCGAAGCCGGTTCGGGGAAAACCACACGGTTACAGAAAATTGCCGATTGGATTCTCCAGCAGGATTTGGGGTTGCCCATTTGGATACCGTTAGCAGAGTTGAAAGAACAGACCCTAATTGATTATTTGGAGGGGAAATGGTTAAAGGTGGCGGGGGTTGAGGGGGCAACCGCATCCCTAAAGCAACAAAAGGAACGCCTGTGGCTGTTGTTGGATGGGTTGGACGAAATGACCGCCAGGGTCGAAGGTCGTCATTTATCGAAATTATTGATAGGATGGATTCAGTCAGCCAGAGTGATTATCACCTGTCGGGTGAACGTTTGGGAGGCAGATGCTAATGCCTTTTCCGGGTTTGACGTGTTTAGAAATTTACCCTTGGATGTGGAGCAAGTAGAGTCCTTTATTCGGCGTTTTTTTCAGTGA
- a CDS encoding HNH endonuclease encodes MDHVIPLSMGGSNDSTNLALACFHCNRRKGRAQEAIEPESGEKVALFNPRLDTWRQHFRWSEDYLHLIGITPTGRVTIETLALNRERIIGIRAADYAVGRHPPLEDIHPIKPD; translated from the coding sequence ATTGACCATGTAATTCCTCTGAGTATGGGGGGGTCGAATGATTCCACTAATTTAGCTCTAGCTTGTTTTCACTGCAATCGTCGTAAGGGTCGCGCTCAAGAGGCGATCGAGCCTGAGTCGGGGGAAAAAGTTGCATTATTTAATCCAAGACTTGATACCTGGCGGCAGCATTTTCGTTGGTCTGAGGATTATTTACATCTGATTGGCATAACTCCCACGGGGCGGGTAACGATTGAAACATTAGCCCTCAATCGAGAGCGAATTATTGGCATTAGAGCCGCAGATTATGCGGTGGGGCGACATCCACCCCTAGAAGATATTCACCCAATCAAGCCGGATTAA
- a CDS encoding lipoate--protein ligase family protein codes for MRSALIHPRWRLIPPIEAPGAWQMAADEWLLERHSRGLHPPALRFYTWWPVAISLGYHQRRVPTTWEGLIWGGEVVELVRRPTGGRAVLHQGDLTYAVVTSGVGEHRLQSYQTICQFLIKGWRRLGVELDYGSAKRSEGDNPSCFATATGADLVLPGGAKLIGSAQVLRRGAILQHGSMRLWPDRELLRHLFGKDEELPTLPPSLPEEPEALIPLVTEALVATAEECFNAQFRAQPFSEAEVEEIEAFAACRLRR; via the coding sequence ATGCGCAGCGCTCTGATTCATCCCCGGTGGCGGCTGATTCCGCCGATAGAAGCTCCCGGAGCTTGGCAAATGGCCGCCGATGAGTGGTTATTAGAGCGGCATAGCCGAGGATTGCACCCACCGGCTCTGCGATTTTACACTTGGTGGCCAGTAGCAATTTCCCTCGGATATCACCAGCGGCGAGTCCCGACAACTTGGGAGGGGTTGATTTGGGGAGGCGAAGTGGTGGAACTGGTGCGGCGTCCCACCGGGGGCAGAGCGGTGTTGCACCAGGGAGATTTAACTTATGCGGTGGTGACTTCCGGGGTGGGGGAGCATCGCCTGCAAAGCTACCAAACAATTTGTCAGTTTTTAATTAAAGGTTGGCGACGTTTGGGGGTGGAGCTGGATTATGGCAGTGCTAAACGCAGCGAAGGAGATAATCCGAGTTGTTTTGCTACGGCTACTGGTGCGGATTTGGTGCTACCGGGGGGAGCCAAGTTGATTGGTAGTGCCCAGGTGTTGCGTCGGGGAGCGATTTTGCAACATGGCTCGATGCGGTTGTGGCCCGATCGGGAATTGCTTCGCCACCTGTTTGGGAAAGACGAGGAGTTACCCACTCTCCCTCCCTCTCTCCCCGAAGAGCCAGAAGCTCTCATCCCATTGGTGACAGAAGCGCTGGTGGCTACTGCAGAAGAATGTTTCAATGCTCAATTTCGGGCGCAACCTTTCTCGGAGGCGGAAGTAGAGGAAATAGAGGCGTTCGCTGCTTGTCGGTTGCGGCGTTAG
- a CDS encoding type II toxin-antitoxin system VapB family antitoxin produces the protein MKTFIELNEELVKEALQLTNFQTEQELINFALEELVRARNKHNLLDLSGEIEFLPDYDYKALRRNRNVSD, from the coding sequence ATGAAAACTTTCATTGAACTTAACGAAGAATTGGTAAAAGAAGCATTGCAGTTAACCAATTTTCAGACAGAACAGGAACTGATTAATTTTGCTTTAGAAGAGTTGGTTCGTGCCCGAAACAAGCACAATTTACTAGATTTAAGCGGAGAGATTGAATTTTTACCCGATTACGATTATAAGGCTTTAAGGAGAAACCGCAATGTTTCTGATTGA